In one Nevskiales bacterium genomic region, the following are encoded:
- a CDS encoding type II and III secretion system protein family protein, with product MKWLLLPLLLAFAVTASAAETLQLEAGSQRLVPQDKSVSRVAVGNPEVADVNVIRGRDVLLTGKKPGRTTLLVWPSGVKAPKEYAVVVGSGNDPALVTRPGSVNTQVQTDIKVAELSRSTLRQFGFNYALGGTHTTVTVNRPGASGSINTNTGAVTGQIPLGNAFNLVFGDASRGAAGIFSLLEQRGMVRVLAEPTLVAMSGQTASFLAGGEFPVPVQQGTSGGGAGSTGAITIEFKEFGVRLNLTPTVLANDRIVLRVAPEVSELNFTAGVRSGGVEVPALTVRRTETTVELGDGESFFISGLVSQNTLANVDKLPYLGSLPIIGAFFRSNQFDREDKELVMLVTPHLVKPIRKGAPLPALPGAAYQNYNPSNSRLIFLEQGDFDPAATGFSR from the coding sequence TTGAAGTGGCTGCTGTTGCCGCTGTTGCTGGCCTTTGCCGTCACCGCCAGCGCCGCCGAAACGCTGCAGCTCGAGGCCGGCTCGCAGCGGCTGGTCCCGCAGGACAAGTCGGTGAGCCGCGTCGCGGTGGGCAATCCCGAGGTGGCCGACGTCAACGTGATCCGGGGGCGCGACGTGCTGCTGACCGGCAAGAAGCCCGGCCGCACCACACTGCTGGTCTGGCCCAGCGGCGTGAAGGCACCCAAGGAGTACGCTGTCGTGGTCGGCAGCGGCAACGATCCGGCGCTGGTGACCCGCCCGGGCAGCGTCAACACCCAGGTGCAGACCGACATCAAAGTGGCCGAGCTGTCGCGCAGCACGCTGCGCCAGTTCGGATTCAATTACGCCCTGGGTGGCACCCACACCACCGTGACCGTCAACCGGCCTGGCGCCTCGGGCAGTATCAACACCAACACCGGCGCGGTGACCGGCCAGATCCCGCTCGGCAACGCCTTCAACCTGGTGTTCGGCGACGCCAGCCGCGGCGCCGCCGGCATCTTCAGCCTGCTCGAGCAGCGCGGCATGGTGCGGGTGCTGGCCGAGCCGACGCTGGTGGCGATGAGCGGCCAGACCGCCAGCTTCCTGGCCGGCGGCGAGTTCCCGGTGCCGGTGCAGCAGGGCACCAGCGGCGGCGGCGCCGGTAGCACCGGCGCCATCACCATCGAGTTCAAGGAATTCGGCGTGCGCCTCAACCTGACACCGACGGTGCTGGCCAACGACCGCATCGTGCTGCGCGTGGCGCCCGAGGTCAGCGAGCTCAATTTCACCGCCGGCGTGCGCAGCGGTGGCGTCGAGGTGCCGGCGCTGACCGTGCGCCGTACCGAGACCACGGTCGAGCTCGGCGACGGCGAAAGCTTCTTCATCAGCGGCCTGGTGAGTCAGAACACGCTGGCCAACGTGGACAAGCTGCCGTACCTCGGCTCGCTGCCCATCATCGGCGCCTTCTTCCGCTCCAACCAGTTCGATCGCGAAGACAAGGAGCTGGTCATGCTGGTGACCCCGCACCTGGTCAAGCCGATCCGCAAGGGTGCGCCGCTGCCCGCCCTGCCGGGCGCGGCCTACCAGAACTACAACCCCAGCAACAGCCGGCTGATCTTCCTCGAGCAGGGCGACTTCGACCCGGCTGCCACCGGCTTCAGCCGCTGA